The following DNA comes from Ornithobacterium rhinotracheale DSM 15997.
GCTCTCTAAACTGCGCTTGGTCTAGTTTTAAAGTACCAGATACTTTTTTCATTGATTTAATCTGAGCCGATCCACCTACACGAGACACCGATACCCCAACATTGATCGCTGGTTTCACCCCTGAGTTAAATAAATCTGACTCTAGGAAGATCTGACCATCTGTAATTGAAATCACATTGGTAGGGATATATGCTGACACGTCTCCTGCTTGTGTTTCGATGATAGGCAAGGCAGTTAACGATCCTCCTCCTTTCACTTTATCTTTTAAAGCGTCTGGCAAATCGTTCATATTTTTAGCCACCTCATCGTTGTTGATGATTTTTGCTGCACGCTCCAACAATCTTGAGTGAAGGTAGAACACATCCCCTGGATATGCCTCACGCCCTGGCGGTCTTCTTAATAATAGAGACACCTCACGATAAGCAACCGCTTGTTTAGATAAATCGTCATAGATAATCAACGCTGAACGACCTGTATCTCTAAAGAATTCACCAATTGCAGCCCCTGCAAACGGTGCCCATACCTGCATCGGCGCAGGGTCTGAAGCGTTTGCAGCAACGATGATGGTGTAATCCATCGCGCCGTGTTTTTCTAATACATTATAAGTCTGAGCCACAGTAGATGCTTTTTGCCCTACCGCTACATAAATACAGTAAACTGGCTCACCTTTATCATAAAATTCTTTTTGGTTAAGGATTGTATCAATCGCTACGGTAGATTTACCTGTTTGTCTATCCCCGATGATCAACTCACGCTGCCCTCTTCCGATTGGCACCATTGAATCGATTGCCACGATACCTGTTTGCAATGGCTCAGAAACTGGCTCACGGAACAATACTCCTGGCGCTTTTCTTTCCAATGGCAAGTCATATAATTCACCAGACAAAGGCTCTTTACCATCGATTGGGTTTCCTAAAGTATCTACCACACGACCAAGCATGCTATCACCCACTTTAATAGAAGCGATTCTTTTTGTACGCTTAGCGGTATCTCCTTCTTTTACACCTTGAGATGAACCTAAAAGTACCACCCCAACATTGTCTTCCTCTAAGTTCTGAACCAATCCTTCTTCGCCGTTTTCAAACTGTACGAGCTCTCCATATTGAGCATTTTCAAGTCCGTAGATACGGGCGATACCATCACCGATTTCAAGGACGGTACCCACTTCTGCCAAATCGAAATCTGAACTTGCGTTGGCGAGTTGTTGTTTTAATATCGCTGAAACTTCAGCTGGATTTATTTCTGCCATGATGCTTTATATATTAAATCTTTGATGTAATTTTCTTTGTGTCGAATGCTTGTTTAATTTCGTTGAGCCTTGTTTTAATTGAGGCATCAAACTGGGTATCATCTATTCTCAAGATAAACCCACCTATGAGCGATTCATCTATTTTTTGAACCACTTCAATCTTGTCGGCACTTACGCCTAATGAGGTTTGTGCTTTTTCTACAATGGCATTCAATTGTTCTTGTGATAATGGATGCGCACTGGAAATAAGCGCTTTTTTAATTCCATTGATGGTGCGATAGCGTTCAATAATTGCCTTGGCAACTTCTTTTAAATTTCCCGCTCTACCATTTTGGATTAAAAGCTCTACCAAGTTTTGAGTTTCAGGCGTAAAGTCCTTAAAAACACTTTTTGCGATGTTTAGTTTCTTTTCGTCTGAAATGATCGGGCTACTCAAGAAATTTTTAAGATCTCGGCTAGCTTTAAAAGCTTTTAGAATATCTCTCATTTCTTGCACAGCCTTTTCTTGCTTCTCTGATGGTAAAACTTCAAAAAAAGCTTTTGCGTATCTTTTAGCAACTCTGTAATTTGCCATGATTAGCTCAATTTAATTTCGTTGATAAGCTTATCTACCAAGTTTTTTTGTTGATCTTCTGATTTTAAATTATCTCTCAACACTTTTTCTGCCACCTCCAATGATAGGCTTGCCACTTGGTTTTTAACCTCTGCAATTGCAAGATTTTTCTCGCTCTCGATAGTGCGTCTTGCAGCCTCGATGATTTTGTCTGCCTCAATTTCAGCAATCTCTCTTGCTGCTTCTACTTCTCTTTCTTTCATTGCCTTAGCTTCTTTAAGCATAGCATCACGCTCCTCGCGAGCTTGTTGCATGATTTGCTCGTTTTCAGCTTTAAGAGCTTTCATCTCCTCTCTTGCCTTTTCTGCTTGTAGCAACGCCTCCTCGATTCCGTTTTCTCTTTCTTCAATCGCAGTTAAAATTGGTTTCCATGCAAATTTTTTAAGCACGAAAATCAAAATTAAAAAAAGCAGTGTTATCCAAAAAAACACACCTACCGAAAAATCATTGATTAATTTATCCATTGTTTAAATCTCTTTGTTTATATAATATTTCCCAAAGGGAGTTTTCATTTTTTAAATTTAAAAACACCACTGTACTGCCAACCGCCGTAGAGTGGTGTTTGTGCATTATTTTACTGCGAATAAAGCAGCGAATGCTAAACCTTCGATCAAGGCAGCAGCAATAATCATTGCTACTTGAATTTTACCTGATGCTTCTGGTTGACGTGCAATAGCCTCCATAGCAGATCCACCGATTTTACCGATACCTAAACCTGCTCCGATTAGTACTAAACCTGCACCTACCATTACTGGAATTTGAGTCATAATATAAAAATTTAAAATTAATGATTTCTTTTTTAATTAATGTTCTTCTGCGTGCTCTTCTACCGCCATACCAAAGTACAATGCCGAAAGTGCTGTAAAGATATAGGCTTGTAATGCTGCAACAAAGAATTCAATAAATGATATTAAAATAGCTAATGTAAGCGACATTGCTCCACCGCCAAAGTTTCTAAAGATAAAGATTAAACCAATCAAACTCATCAATACGATGTGCCCTGCTGTCATGTTTGCATACAAACGAATCATTAGCGAGAATGGTTTTACGAAGATTCCTAAAAGCTCAATCGGAACTAAAATAGGATAAATGAAGATTTTACCAAACCAAGGCATTGAATCTCCTAATGGATCAAAAATGTGTTTCCAATAGGTTTTGTTTCCTGAGATGTTGGTAATTACAAAAGTCATAATTGCCAAAGCAAATGTTACAGCGATATTCCCTGTTACATTGACACCAAATGGCATCATGCCTATGATGTTTAAAATCCAAATAAAGAAGAAAATTGTGAGCAAAAAGCTCATGTACTTTTTAT
Coding sequences within:
- the atpA gene encoding F0F1 ATP synthase subunit alpha: MAEINPAEVSAILKQQLANASSDFDLAEVGTVLEIGDGIARIYGLENAQYGELVQFENGEEGLVQNLEEDNVGVVLLGSSQGVKEGDTAKRTKRIASIKVGDSMLGRVVDTLGNPIDGKEPLSGELYDLPLERKAPGVLFREPVSEPLQTGIVAIDSMVPIGRGQRELIIGDRQTGKSTVAIDTILNQKEFYDKGEPVYCIYVAVGQKASTVAQTYNVLEKHGAMDYTIIVAANASDPAPMQVWAPFAGAAIGEFFRDTGRSALIIYDDLSKQAVAYREVSLLLRRPPGREAYPGDVFYLHSRLLERAAKIINNDEVAKNMNDLPDALKDKVKGGGSLTALPIIETQAGDVSAYIPTNVISITDGQIFLESDLFNSGVKPAINVGVSVSRVGGSAQIKSMKKVSGTLKLDQAQFRELEAFAKFGSDLDPATMAVIGKGERNVEILKQSVNSPMPVEDQVAIVYAGVNNLLRDVPVEKVKEFQEDYLSYLNAKHRDTLDQLKAGKYSEEQTKVLDEAAKEISAKYKK
- the atpH gene encoding ATP synthase F1 subunit delta, encoding MANYRVAKRYAKAFFEVLPSEKQEKAVQEMRDILKAFKASRDLKNFLSSPIISDEKKLNIAKSVFKDFTPETQNLVELLIQNGRAGNLKEVAKAIIERYRTINGIKKALISSAHPLSQEQLNAIVEKAQTSLGVSADKIEVVQKIDESLIGGFILRIDDTQFDASIKTRLNEIKQAFDTKKITSKI
- a CDS encoding F0F1 ATP synthase subunit B, whose translation is MDKLINDFSVGVFFWITLLFLILIFVLKKFAWKPILTAIEERENGIEEALLQAEKAREEMKALKAENEQIMQQAREERDAMLKEAKAMKEREVEAAREIAEIEADKIIEAARRTIESEKNLAIAEVKNQVASLSLEVAEKVLRDNLKSEDQQKNLVDKLINEIKLS
- the atpE gene encoding ATP synthase F0 subunit C, translating into MTQIPVMVGAGLVLIGAGLGIGKIGGSAMEAIARQPEASGKIQVAMIIAAALIEGLAFAALFAVK